A segment of the Geoglobus ahangari genome:
AGCCCTGCCCTTCGCATGCACTCTCAGGCCACCCATCACCTCGACCCTCACACCCTCAACCTCGAAAATACTGTAGTGGGAGGAAAACGCTCCGATCGAGCTATATCTCACAGGTTTGACCAGAAAATCGCTCAGGATCTCCTGAATTCTGTACGCGCCCTCTTCGTCGGTTATCAGATCAATGTCTTCCGGCTGGACATCAACACCCTGCAGGGCGAGGCTCAGGCTACCGCCAACGACCCACCTGATCCCTTTACCTCCTAACCTCTCACAAAGCACCTCGAGGGCCCTCAAAAATTTCTCCACCCTACCACCCCAGAAGGTGCCTGTTGCCCAGGTGAACGTTCTTCAGGTGCCTTTTCGCAGCCCTCAGGCACTCGAGGACCTGCTCCCTCAGCGTCACAGGAAGGTCTGAGAGCCTGTAGTCAGGATGGAAGACGAGTAGCGAGTAGGGGATCTCGTCGTTTATGCTGGCGATGAGTTTCGCTATGCCCTCCACCTCCTCCGCATCAACGTAGTAGGGTACGAGGAGGGTGGTTGCCGAGATCACCTCAGGGTACCTTTCGGCCAGAGCCTCGAAGTTCTTCAGAACGTTCCTGTTGCTCCATCCTGTGAGAATGAGGTGCAGGTCTTCGCTCCACGCCTTCAGGTCGAACTTCACTGTGCCTTTGCTCAGGCTGCTGATCTCTCCCGCCCTCATGGCCAGCCTCCTGCTGCCGTCTCCGTTCCACTCCCAGCAGATCATTGTGTCGGGCTTCCTCTCCAGAACCTCCTCGCTGAACCTCAGCGCGAAGGGCATCTGGGGCTCAGGAGACCCGCCAAAGTGGCATATACACCTGACTCTCGGGTCCAGCGCCGCCTTAACCGCGTCCTCAAGTTTCACGGCTGGAGCTCTCTCAACGTGCTTGTGCTCCCAGTTCTGGCAGTACAGGCAGTCGAAGTTGCAGCCGTAGTAGAAGACCGCGAGGTTGTAGCCCTCAAGCCTCGAGCCGTTGCAGAACCAGGAGTTGCAGCAGTTTGTTGGCAGCGGGCAGTTTCTGGGCTCACCCTTCCCCTAACACCGCACAGCCCCTCATCCGTCCCGCACCTGTTGGAGCAGAGGCTGCACTTGTTTCCTCCAATCGCGTCAAGGCCCTCGTGGATCTCTTTCGCCACCCAGCCGCTCGTCTTGGCACACCTCTGGCAGACTGGAATTGTCCTTGAGGGCCTCGGGCCGGAGCAGATGATGCACTCCACAAAAATGCTGTGGCTTGAAAATAGAAAAAGGTTGGGCTACCTCTGTATGGGGCCAACGTCCTCGTAACCCTGCCTCTGCCCGGTTCCCGCCTGCTTCACGAGCCTCTCAGGATTCCTGATCAGGTCTACAGCGTTTCTCACGTGCTCTCTGACCCTGTTCTCGGCGACCATGAGTAACGTCTTCTCATCCTCCGCCTCATCCTCGTGGATGGTGACGTCGATTATGTGTTTGTTCGTCATCAGCTCGGCGATTATCTTCCCAACCGAGAGGGCGATGTAGCTCAGCGCGTCCTTCTCAGCCTTCCCGACCCATCCGAGGGTTATGACTATGTCGCACTCCTCCTCCTCTATGAGCCTCTTCGCCTCCACCGGCAAGTCCTTTATTCCCGGGACTGTTCTCCTTACATACTTCACTCCCGCGTAGTTCCTGAGTTCGTCTATGGCTATCGCACCCATGTTTATCCTCGAGAAGGTTGTGTCCACGATGCCGATCTTCATCTCAGAGCCTCCATGGCCGCGTGAATTGCGGGTTTTACGGCACCTTTCCTGAGGAGGATCTCCTCAACCGCGGCGAGGGTTGCGAGGAGATCTCTCTTGTTGACGTTGCCCATGTGCCCTATCCTGAAGATCTTGCCCTTAAGGTGCTCCTGACCTCCGGAGATCGTTATCCCGTACTCCTCCCTGAGCGTACCCCTGAGCTCCTTGTCACTCACCCCTTCAGGCATCCTTATGGCCGTGACGGTGTTGGAGTACCGCGAGTGCTCATTCAGCTTCGGGAACAGCTCCAATCCAGCCTCTTCTGCCCACTTCCTCGTGGCGTTTGCGAGCTTTCTGTGCCTCGCGATCCTGTTCTCAAGCCCCTCCTCCTCGATTATCCTGAGAGCCTCTGCCAAGGCGAGGAAGAGCGGGACGGCTGGAGTGTACGGGGTCTGGTTGTCCTTCGCCTTCTTCACGTAGGCCTTCAGGTCGAGATAGAACGGCACGTTCTCGTTGTAGAAGTCCCACGCCCTGTCGTTAACCGCTACAGCCGCGAGTCCGGGAGGAGCTCCGAGGCATTTCTGCGACCCCACCACGGCCACATCCACGCCCCAGTCGTCCATCCTAACCTCATCTCCACCAACGCTTGTGATTCCGTCCATTATGACGAGTGCGTCGTACTTCTTCGCTATTCTCGAGATCTCCTCAGCTGGATTGAGTATGCCCGTGGAGGTCTCGTTGTGGACGAATGCAACCGCCTCGCTCCCATTGGCGAGGGACTGCTCGACCCTCTCCAGATCTACGCTCTCCCCCCACTCGAACCTCAGGTGATCTACCTCAGTGTACCTCCTTGCTATCTTTGCAAACCTCTCGCCGAACTTCCCGTTGTCTATGCAGGTGATCCTCCTCACTTTGGAGAATGAAGCTATGGCGGCCTCCATCCCGGCTGTACCGCTGCCAGAGATGATCGCGACATCTCCGTGAGTGCCGAAGAGTGGCTTTATTGCGTTTATGCAGTACTCAAAAACCTCCTCGAAGTCCTTGCTCCTGTGGCCTATCATCTGCTTGGCCATCGCGTTTATTATCCTCTCGTGCAGCTTTACCGGGCCCGGAATCATAAGCAAGCCATCAGGCTTCATGCTTGGTGGTTAAAATGCCGCGTTAAAATACTTTTTGGCGAAAAATAGCATGTAAAATGGTATAGAAAATTTCTAATTATTCCTCATCCTCACTGCAGCGGAAACAAAGCCTCCGACGATCATCATCGCAGATCCGATCCACACAAGGAAGATCAGCGGAATGAGGTGCACCTCGAGGAATATCTGGTTCTGCGAGAACCCGCTCATGGCAACGTAGTAGTCCTTAAAGGGCGTGCTGAGTATGTCAACACCGTTCACTACCCTGTCCTCACGCATCAGGTTGTAGAACTTCGTCGTCGGGGTTACCGTGCCCTTGTAAACCCCGTTCTCGTAGATGTCTATCCTGGCAACGATGTCCACGCTCTCCGGTGTTGACACCTGGTCGAGTGAGACGAGCTCGAGCCTTATGTCTCCAAAGTGCTTTGAGTGTATGACGGCGCTCTCGTCGTGTATGCCGAGATGGACGTTCTGGTACACCTCGTCGTACATCCACGAGCCTGCAACACCAACAGAGATCAGGAGCACCCCGATGTGCACGAGGTAGCCTCCAAGCTTTCTCGGATTTCTTGCGTCTGCAGGCTTGAACGTCATCAGGTGGCTGGTTATGGAGAACGCGGCAATTCCAGCGGCGAGTGCGACGAGAGGCATTCCGAGGACAAGATACGTTGCGGCAAGAGATGCAAGGCCAACAGGAGTTGCGACGATCAGAATCCTCTTTGTCCTCTCCGGACTGTAGACCCAGCCCAGCGATATGCAGATGCCGAGAAGAAGCGTGAGAATTGCCGCGAGCGGCGTTTCCACCCTGTCATAGTACGCCCTGTCAATCGACACTCCCTCGAACACCGATGGGGTGAGCGTCCCAATGAGGACGGTCACGGTTGAGAGGATCAGCAGGAGGATGTTCAGGAAGACCGCGAAGT
Coding sequences within it:
- a CDS encoding nucleotidyltransferase domain-containing protein, producing MEKFLRALEVLCERLGGKGIRWVVGGSLSLALQGVDVQPEDIDLITDEEGAYRIQEILSDFLVKPVRYSSIGAFSSHYSIFEVEGVRVEVMGGLRVHAKGRAVDLTERLDRPVYVKIGDLTVPLSRLDDHLESYRLLDRPKDREKIQKILEQLKNQSLK
- a CDS encoding radical SAM protein; this translates as MPTNCCNSWFCNGSRLEGYNLAVFYYGCNFDCLYCQNWEHKHVERAPAVKLEDAVKAALDPRVRCICHFGGSPEPQMPFALRFSEEVLERKPDTMICWEWNGDGSRRLAMRAGEISSLSKGTVKFDLKAWSEDLHLILTGWSNRNVLKNFEALAERYPEVISATTLLVPYYVDAEEVEGIAKLIASINDEIPYSLLVFHPDYRLSDLPVTLREQVLECLRAAKRHLKNVHLGNRHLLGW
- the ribC gene encoding riboflavin synthase, which encodes MKIGIVDTTFSRINMGAIAIDELRNYAGVKYVRRTVPGIKDLPVEAKRLIEEEECDIVITLGWVGKAEKDALSYIALSVGKIIAELMTNKHIIDVTIHEDEAEDEKTLLMVAENRVREHVRNAVDLIRNPERLVKQAGTGQRQGYEDVGPIQR
- a CDS encoding pyridoxal-phosphate-dependent aminotransferase family protein produces the protein MKPDGLLMIPGPVKLHERIINAMAKQMIGHRSKDFEEVFEYCINAIKPLFGTHGDVAIISGSGTAGMEAAIASFSKVRRITCIDNGKFGERFAKIARRYTEVDHLRFEWGESVDLERVEQSLANGSEAVAFVHNETSTGILNPAEEISRIAKKYDALVIMDGITSVGGDEVRMDDWGVDVAVVGSQKCLGAPPGLAAVAVNDRAWDFYNENVPFYLDLKAYVKKAKDNQTPYTPAVPLFLALAEALRIIEEEGLENRIARHRKLANATRKWAEEAGLELFPKLNEHSRYSNTVTAIRMPEGVSDKELRGTLREEYGITISGGQEHLKGKIFRIGHMGNVNKRDLLATLAAVEEILLRKGAVKPAIHAAMEALR